A part of Leishmania braziliensis MHOM/BR/75/M2904 complete genome, chromosome 30 genomic DNA contains:
- a CDS encoding putative rac serine-threonine kinase: protein MSGYLKVLSQDGSWETRYIEIDNTKLYIWRTKGDKESGAAVVKELDLKCATLREVSEPNTWAVQPEKAEATYFQADGEGRKTEWMDTLRHYNSSSIGSEKVTLSDFEKKFVLGKGSYGKVFMVVKKDTDKWYAMKEMSAEKMRQAEIKAPFAERIILEEIDHPFIVHLHYSFQEQGNLYMILDLLAGGELFTYIEQHAPLDEEVVKFYAAEVALALGYLHSRNIIYRDLKPENVVFDHEGHACLTDFGLAKANVHEPNAVTYCGTNEYLAPELLKGVPHGKAVDWWSLGLMMCEMLFNDLPFYDENPMQMQMKILTEDVSFPSHIQITEETKDLIRRLLNKNPERRLQTLEEFKAHKCFSNLDFGLLEGCKLKAPITPDPNPAHNFAKEFTSEVIVQNESPSQAIVTLAGYTYDRDSSEQEKSPSHSPTIAEELRQRRASKKTSSSGSEAVSPPVTGGKRTSNSSSAGASAKQAATGPIKKVEHHIPAKVAPQAARKKLTQNSSFDKAAK from the coding sequence ATGAGTGGGTATTTGAAGGTGCTGTCCCAGGACGGTAGCTGGGAGACGCGTTACATCGAGATCGATAACACGAAGCTGTACATTTGGAGGACAAAGGGGGACAAGGAATCTggtgcggcagtggtgaaGGAGCTGGACCTCAAGTGTGCCACCTTGCGCGAGGTATCAGAACCTAACACGTGGGCAGTGCAGCCGGAAAAGGCAGAGGCCACGTACTTCCAGGCAGACGGAGAAGGGCGGAAAACTGAGTGGATGGACACGCTTCGGCACTACAACTCGAGCAGCATTGGGTCCGAGAAGGTGACCCTTAGTGACTTTGAAAAGAAGTTTGTCTTGGGCAAAGGCTCCTATGGCAAGGTGTTCATGGTAGTGAAGAAGGACACGGACAAATGGTACGCTATGAAGGAAATGAGCGCAGAGAAGATGCGTCAGGCGGAGATTAAGGCGCCATTTGCAGAGCGTATTATTTTGGAGGAAATAGACCATCCTTTTATTGTTCACCTTCACTACTCTTTTCAAGAGCAAGGAAATCTGTACATGATCCTTGACCTACTAGCAGGAGGCGAGCTCTTCACCTACATTGAGCAGCACGCTCCACTCGATGAGGAGGTCGTCAAGTTTTACGCGGCTGAAGTGGCCCTGGCGCTCGGGTATCTGCACAGCCGCAACATCATTTATCGCGATTTGAAGCCAGAGAATGTTGTCTTTGACCATGAGGGGCACGCCTGTCTGACCGACTTTGGACTGGCCAAAGCGAACGTGCACGAGCCAAACGCTGTGACGTACTGTGGTACGAACGAGTATCTGGCTCCAGAGCTGCTGAAGGGTGTGCCACACGGCAAGGCGGTGGACTGGTGGTCCCTAGGGCTCATGATGTGTGAGATGCTCTTCAATGACCTCCCCTTTTACGACGAAAATCCGATGCAAATGCAGATGAAGATTTTGACAGAGGATGTCTCCTTTCCATCGCACATTCAGATCACCGAGGAGACAAAGGACTTGATTCGGCGCCTGCTCAACAAGAACCCCGAGCGTCGCCTGCAAACGTTGGAGGAGTTCAAGGCACACAAATGCTTTTCAAATCTCGATTTTGGTCTTCTAGAGGGGTGTAAGCTCAAGGCTCCGATCACACCTGATCCAAACCCGGCACACAACTTTGCGAAAGAATTTACGAGCGAGGTGATTGTGCAAAATGAGTCGCCATCGCAGGCGATTGTCACGTTGGCCGGCTACACCTACGATAGAGACTCGTCGGAGCAGGAAAAGTCCCCTTCTCACTCCCCCACAATAGCAGAAGAGCTGCGTCAACGCAGAGCGTCCAAGAAAACGTCtagcagcggcagtgaagCAGTCTCTCCTCCCGTGACCGGGGGAAAGAGGACGTCGAACTCCAGCTCAGCTGGCGCATCGGCGAAACAAGCTGCAACCGGGCCCATTAAGAAGGTGGAGCACCACATACCCGCCAAGGTGGCGCCACAGGCCGCGCGGAAAAAGTTGACCCAGAACAGCAGCTTCGACAAAGCCGCGAAGTAG
- a CDS encoding putative mitochondrial oligo_U binding protein TBRGG1 has protein sequence MRTTMYVTLSTLLACTSEASRFFYFIISMSPQRYLHPRPLIKRLERERTAKDQMLQRCATLAGAPLWARAYSTALGGCAVLRQRGGYQGRGSGPRRGGGGDHGYENHNQGYANHQQRYDDRPQRHDIYQQGYSNRRQNYDDRNQGYNNRRKGFNNRQEGFGNRQDDGDDRQLAPRRSKEQYLAQDADKLLKMKHEYKKAKDTKERFGILKEARRLLRRIRIDPSTQDERSVAIVINCAATFSIPAKTEAVEQAFQWIRSNISGISPQNVALFANALGVIFPPEAKQVMVGEVMPIVQLVMREMVPVEVVMVLQALQRLRVTENEKLQDGLLSHLEPCLSSMPVQQLSTLASVLHHHSMQTRDNAKWKQIAHETLARALAGVEGMHSREAIVLLCAAPFVDASQKQISQLLIRVAETAQFHTDEQVGELMNAILRVRQQVSEPSVELTAAVEGLHTALMTRLEKVSAFVGPQSATHIWNYAHASNIEISSAIQESMCASLIRLMTFRTIPFQSLARLMASLSTQKLPSAEILTVTANCSVGVRPPRPARTVPQESEMPEDGEDHETIRAAAREVLYSRHFGTLTELRINLENAFAKNDVSPNDALAKTLPEHLLKHASEALPRQMLTAVAAIALAPADCPCRNKTHDAAVCATVLKALEDSPERFKSDLSPVFVDWFVRSIPADSNSEAIVAAVQRITAS, from the coding sequence ATGCGCACAACAATGTATGTCACTCTTTCCACCCTTCTTGCGTGCACGTCTGAAGCAAGCCGATTTTTCTATTTTATCATTTCAATGTCACCACAAAGGTACTTGCACCCTAGGCCACTTATCAAAAGGTTAGAAAGGGAACGAACTGCGAAGGATCagatgctgcagcggtgcgcgacACTGGCGGGCGCGCCACTCTGGGCTCGGGCATACAGTACGGCGCTGGGCGGATGTGCTGTGCTCCGTCAGCGTGGGGGCTACCAAGGCCGCGGAAGTGGCCCTaggcgaggtggcggtggcgaccatgGATACGAGAACCACAATCAGGGCTATGCAAATCACCAGCAGCGCTATGACGATCGCCCGCAAAGACACGACATCTATCAGCAAGGGTACAGTAATCGTCGGCAGAACTATGATGATCGTAACCAGGGCTACAACAATCGCCGGAAAGGGTTCAACAACCGTCAAGAGGGTTTTGGAAATCGCCAGGACGACGGTGACGATCGTCAATTGGCACCACGACGTAGCAAGGAGCAGTATCTTGCGCAAGACGCGGACAAGCTACTGAAGATGAAACATGAGTACaagaaagcaaaagacaCAAAGGAACGGTTTGGGATTCTAAAGGAGGCTCGGCGGCTTCTGCGTCGCATACGCATCGATCCCTCCACCCAAGACGAGCGATCTGTTGCCATTGTGATCAACTGCGCTGCCACTTTCTCTATCCCAGCAAagacggaggcggtggagcaggCGTTCCAGTGGATTCGGAGCAACATTAGTGGCATCTCACCTCAGAATGTTGCTCTTTTTGCGAACGCGTTGGGAGTCATCTTTCCGCCAGAGGCGAAGCAAGTAATGGTTGGTGAGGTCATGCCGATCGTGCAGTTAGTGATGCGCGAAATGGTACCCGTAGAAGTAGTGATGGTGCTCCAGGCACTTCAGCGCTTGAGAGTCACAGAGAATGAAAAGCTTCAGGACGGACTCCTCTCTCATCTTGAGCCGTGTCTCTCTTCGATGCCGGTTCAGCAGCTGTCCACACTGGCGTCTGTTCTACATCATCACTCAATGCAAACGCGAGACAATGCGAAGTGGAAGCAGATTGCACACGAGACGCTGGCGCGCGCTCTTgcaggggtggaggggatgCATTCACGGGAGGCCATTGTTCTTCTTTGCGCCGCGCCATTTGTGGACGCTTCCCAGAAGCAAATTTCTCAACTTCTCATCCGTGTGGCAGAAACTGCGCAATTCCACACGGATGAGCAGGTCGGAGAACTGATGAATGCAATCCTCCGCGTTAGACAGCAGGTCAGTGAGCCGAGTGTCGAACTGACGGCGGCAGTAGAGGGACTCCACACAGCATTGATGACACGTTTGGAGAAGGTGAGCGCTTTTGTGGGGCCCCAGAGTGCGACTCACATCTGGAACTACGCGCACGCCTCCAATATCGAGATCTCCTCCGCGATTCAAGAGAGTATGTGCGCTTCGCTCATACGGCTCATGACATTCCGCACCATTCCATTCCAATCACTGGCGCGGCTGATGGCATCTCTATCCACACAGAAACTGCCCTCCGCTGAAATTCTTACTGTCACTGCAAACTGCAGTGTTGGAGTAcgaccgcctcggcctgCGAGGACGGTTCCTCAAGAAAGTGAGATGCCGGAGGATGGAGAGGATCACGAGACCATCCGCGCCGCGGCCCGCGAGGTGCTGTACAGTCGTCACTTTGGAACTCTCACTGAACTGCGGATTAACCTTGAAAACGCGTTTGCCAAGAACGATGTCTCTCCCAACGACGCTCTTGCCAAGACGCTTCCAGAGCATCTTCTCAAACACGCTTCAGAAGCTTTGCCGCGACAAATGTTAACAGCCGTTGCGGCCATTGCGTTGGCACCGGCCGATTGCCCGTGTCGAAACAAGACTCACGACGCGGCCGTGTGTGCAACAGTGCTTAAGGCGCTCGAAGACAGCCCTGAAAGGTTTAAGTCCGACTTGAGTCCTGTGTTCGTGGACTGGTTTGTGAGGAGTATCCCCGCCGATTCCAACTCAGAAGCAATagtggcggcagtgcaaAGGATCACGGCGTCGTGA